In the Bacillota bacterium genome, one interval contains:
- a CDS encoding MoaD family protein, whose protein sequence is MIVTVKPYLFLREAMGTKEIRLELPENTTVADLIAELAEHYGLPESFESKSGSLVFFDREVISGLIILIDGRNINLLNGKDTVLKESSVITLFPPAAGG, encoded by the coding sequence TTGATTGTAACAGTCAAACCTTATTTGTTTTTACGGGAAGCGATGGGAACAAAAGAAATAAGATTGGAACTTCCCGAGAATACTACTGTTGCAGATCTCATAGCCGAACTGGCTGAACACTATGGGCTGCCGGAAAGTTTTGAATCGAAGTCGGGAAGTCTGGTTTTTTTTGACCGGGAAGTTATTTCCGGTCTTATTATTTTGATCGATGGCCGTAATATCAATTTGCTGAATGGAAAGGATACAGTTCTTAAAGAAAGTTCCGTTATAACACTTTTCCCCCCTGCAGCAGGAGGCTGA